A region of the Desulfobacter postgatei 2ac9 genome:
TGCCCAAGTTTTGGCCCAATTCCGGTCCGGCAAGGCCGTTATTGTTTTTGACCAGGAAACTGAATCCTGCACTATTTTAAGAATTGATGATCCTTTGGTTAAGACACTTGGATGAGCTTTTGCTGGGTGATTGCTGGCTGTGCTGATTTTTTCTCCTCGGTCTCCTCTGTTCTTGATACGGTGACGCTCGCGGTTTGGATTGTTGTCGCTGGTTCATTTTACTGTTTATACAAAAAATTAAATCCGGCTGACCGAATTGGTTTTCTTTGTTTTATGACCCCATGGACAAACTTTAATGCATATGCCGCAGATAAGAGGCGCGATATTGGGAAGTTGACCAAAAACATCCCGTACTTGATGGACGCATTTTTCAAGATTTATCGCCTCTGATCGGGTGGAATAGTGACTGTCGGTATTTACACCAAGGATAGCTCCGGCAGGACAATGTTCCTTGCATTGATTACATTTTCCGCATCTATTTTTAATTGGTGAATCAGGCTGAAAATCAGCATTCGTAAGAACGGTCGTCAACCTGATTCTTGGTCCAAAATCCGGGTTGACAATTAAAAGGCTTTTGCCCTGCCAACCGATACCTGCCGCTATTGCTACAGCTTTGTGTGATATATATGAGAACCATTTTTCTGAATCGAGTATCTGGCTTGCGGGGATGGGGACTGCCTGAGCACCATTTAGTTGTAATAGATTTGTTGTACGTATGGCAATGTCATCAAGCAGTGCATTTATCCGACTATAATGTGATGAATAAAGAGGCGTAGGTTGCATGTCAATCCCATCTATGACTGAATCGGAAAGACGTATTGCAATACTCACTGCTCGTGAATAATTTTCTAATAGATCTTCAGGGTATGTGTCAATACCTGCCAACGTGAAGGTGTCAGCTATACGGACAATGCTCGCACCCCAATCTTGGATTTGGTCAATGAACTCGGTTTTACCTATTTGGGATTTCATCGTATTCATTTCTTTTTTTGTTGCGGGTTAAGCCTGGGTGCTGATAGACCAGCTCTATCCAATTGTTATTATTATATTCTAAACTATTTTGAATAAAGCGGCATCTGGTTTTTTTCCAGTCTGCGGATATTTTGTGATACCACCTTCACAATGCCGTTCATTGAAACATCCGTCGACCCCCCGATATGAGGGGTGGACATGACATTATATTTGAATATACCGTCATCAGGATCAGGGGGTTCTTCCCAGAACACATCCAGACCCGCCCCGGCAATTTTTCCTGTCGCAAGCGAGTTCTCAAGTGCTTCCTTATTTATTACCCCGCCTCTGGAAAGGTTTATGATAAAAGCCCCTTCTTTCATATATGAGATCGCATCGCTATCAATTATGTTCCTGCTTTCTCCTGTCAGAGGCAGGGTCAGGATCACATAATCGGATTCTTTTAACAATCTGCCGATTTCTTCGGGCGCACCGACCCATTCCAGATCCAGTTCCTTTTTTGCGCGTTCAGTGTTATTCCGCTTTATGCCAATTATTCTCATATCAAATGTTTTCAATCTTCGGATCAGAGCCTTTCCGATACCGCCGAGACCGATAATTCCGGCTGTTTTACCCTGCAGGGAAATTCCCTGCGGTTCACCCATTTTCCTGTTTGCCATATTGTTCGCCATCACAGGAACGTTTCTGGACAATCCGATCATCATATATATTCCCAATTCCGCAACCGAGTCAGCATTACCTGAGATATCTGTGGGAACATTGCAGACCCGTATATTTCTTTTTTCGGCAGCTTCTATATCAACCGCTTCAAGCCCCGAGCCGCATTGCTGTATCAGTTTCAGTCGGTCAGCACTGTCCAGTATCTTTTCAGTCACAGGGGACATTGTCGGAATTAAGACATCAATACCCTTCAGGCTGTCAATCTGAAATTTGCCGGTTGCCTCAAAGCAGTGATGGGGTAACTCTGAGCGGATTATATCGAAAAAACCTCCCCACGAATTTTCATATGCGGCAAAAAGAATATTCATATTTCTGATCAATCCTTTTTTTAAATGTCAGTAAAACCACCTAACGTTATGGGTCAGGGGTGCATGGCGCAGCGCGTAACGCATTCCTTGCCCCTTTTTATGTGCGTCGGGCGGGGCACATGTTCTTAAAAATGGGTTAAATGTAATGGATTTCCAAACAGGTGGCAAGTCTTGGAATATTGTCGAGTTGGTCATTTGTTACTAAAAGTTTGTGCTCTTACATGTCCACCATAGAAAAGCGCAGTAAGGGGCAAATAAAATGTTTCTTCCTGTTTAATTCTTTTCTTGATCTCATATGCTGGTAAGGTTAATCTTCAAGACTTTATTATAAAGTAGGCGTGATAATACAGGAGCTCTTAATGGCTGAAATCAAAAACATAAAAAATAGAATTGTCAGGTTTTAGCGCGGTTTCTGCTTATATGACGCTTCCTGTCTTGATGATGCCTCCTGAGCAAATTGCAAAGCGGCATCGATTGTGGATGAAAGAGATCGCAGTGTTGGGTCCATGGGAACAGATAGACCGGCAGGACTTTTCCCCTGCAGTCTGGTATCCGTCCGCTGAGTCAACGAGACGTGCGCCGAGGGTTCTGATCTGGGATCAGTACAGTTCGAGCATGAATCTGGCCTGGGAACTTTTGAACCGCCGGGAAATCCATACCTGGGATTCGGTCATCGTCACCGAGCAGACAGCCGGCAGAGGACAGTTCAGGCGAAACTGGGTTTCCCCCGTTGGAAATCTTTATGCATCCTGGGTGTGGCCCGAATTGTCCGGCAGTAATATTTCCAATTCGTATCAGGAAAATTTATTGCCCCTTGTCGCCGCTTATATTGTTGTCCGTGGTCTTGAATTGCTGGGTATAGATGTCCAGATAAAATGGCCGAACGATCTTCTATATAAAAATCGGAAAATCGGTGGTATTCTAATTGAACAGCGCGACAGGAAGATTATTGCGGGCATCGGTATCAATATGGCTTCGGCCCCGTCTCTGCAGACAGCCGGCACCAAGATATTCATGCCGGCGACCGGTCTGTCTGCAGAAGGGTTTGATCTCTCTCCTCTGAAGGTCTGGTCTCACCTGGTGGACTCGGGCATCCATTGTTTCCGGATGTTGATCAACCAGATCCATGCATCCGAATTCATACACCTCGTTAATAGCGGTCTGGCATGGCGCGGCAAGCACGTCCATATTTTGAAAAATGAAGAGGAGATTTGCTCGGCAATCATTATCGGTGTTGCTGAAAATGGCGGACTGCTGATAAAAAGAAATACCCAAACGGAGGTCATTTATTCCGGAAGAATTTTAACGGTTGAATAACTTTATGCAAAATTGATCTTTTGTCACGGAGTTTAATGAATTATATTTTTTGGGATATGCAACTCTTAACCAAAACACATCCATATGTTAGGAAAAGTTAAAAAATTATGAAACCAAAAACCCTTGAACAGGTTCTGGCTGAAAATAAGGGCAAACCCATCCTCGTCGCAAACCGGGGTATTCCTGCCCGCCGGCTCTGCCGTTCAATTTCTGAGATGGAAGCCATCTCAATTATGACTGCAACCGATATCGATAAAACCTCCCCCTCTACCCGCAGTGCTCAGGAACTGATGCTGTTAGGAGAATATCCTACCTCTTATCTTGATATTGATCTTATTATTGAAAAAGCCAAAAAACGCGGAGTTATTGGCATTCACCCCGGTTGGGGCTTTGCTGCGGAGGATGAAGCTTTTCCTCTGAAATGTGAAAAAGCCGGTATTCACTTTATCGGCCCACCCCATGATGCCATGCGGCTTCTCGGCAACAAAGTTGCCGTCCGTAAACTGGCCATTGAACTGGATGTTCCGGTCGTTCCGGGTACGGAAGGTGCCGTTACGCTGGAAGAGGCACGTCTCTTTGCCCAAAAAATCGGTTATCCGGTCATGCTGAAAGCTGAAGGCGGCGGTGGCGGCCGGGGAATCTACGAAGTATATTCCGAAAAAGAACTTGAATCCGCTTTTATCAAGGCCTCGGCATTTGCCCAGGCCTCTTTCGGCAATCCCAAACTGTTCATGGAAAGACTGCTGATCAACGTGCGTCATATTGAAATTCAAGTTGCCGCCGATCAGCACGGCAATGTTTTTGCTTTTGATGAAAGGGACTGCACGATTCAGAGAAATCATCAGAAACTGGTCGAAATTACCCCTTCCCCCTGGCCGGGCATGACCGATGAACTTCGCTCCAAACTCAAAGAGTATGCGGTCAAGCTGGTCAAGCATGTGAATTATCATTCTCTGGCAACGGTCGAATTCCTGGTGGATATGGATGGAACACCCTATCTCATTGAGGTTAACACCCGGCTTCAGGTTGAACACGGGATTACGGAATGCCGTTACGGTGTGGATCTTGTGGCTGAACAGATCGCTATTGCCTTTGGTTCGACGCTCAGTTTCAACGAAGAGGATACCAAACCGTACCAGCATGCCATGCAGGTCAGAATCAACTGTGAAGATCCCCAGAATAATTTTTCACCCAATGCGGGTCTGATAACGCGGCACGCACCACCGGGCGGTACGGGTGTCCGGCTCAATACCTGTATCAGTTCAGGATACGAATTTCCATCCCAGTATGACTCGGCCGCGACCCTGCTGATCTCTTTCGGCCGCAGCTGGAACAAATGCGTCAAGGTAATGCGGCGCGCTTTGCGTGAGTATCATATCGGCGGCGTGAAGACGACCATCCCGTTTCATCTTCAGGTTCTCGAAGACCCGGTTTTCAATTCAGGCGTTTATGATACCAAATTCATTGAAAAAACACCGGAACTGATGAAATATGTTTATCAGGCACCCGAGACCGTAAGGCTTTCACGTCTGGTGGCTGAAATTTCGGCCAAGGGATATAATGAGTTTGTCCAGCTAGGCGAATATCGTGGACGGGATGACAAACGGGTCGGACCTTTCAAACCGGTCCCACCCCCTGAAGTGAACAACAATTTTGTCTACCCGTATCCCCGTGGAGACCGCCAGGCTATTCTGGATTTTGTTCGGGACAGCGGTTATATTCATTTTACGGATACAACGACCCGTGATGTGACCCAGTCCAACAGTGGAAATCGCTTCCGTCTGGCCGAGGACAGACTGGTCGGTCCGTATCTGGATAGATGCGGTTTCTTCTCTTTGGAAAA
Encoded here:
- a CDS encoding 4Fe-4S double cluster binding domain-containing protein, giving the protein MKSQIGKTEFIDQIQDWGASIVRIADTFTLAGIDTYPEDLLENYSRAVSIAIRLSDSVIDGIDMQPTPLYSSHYSRINALLDDIAIRTTNLLQLNGAQAVPIPASQILDSEKWFSYISHKAVAIAAGIGWQGKSLLIVNPDFGPRIRLTTVLTNADFQPDSPIKNRCGKCNQCKEHCPAGAILGVNTDSHYSTRSEAINLEKCVHQVRDVFGQLPNIAPLICGICIKVCPWGHKTKKTNSVSRI
- a CDS encoding 2-hydroxyacid dehydrogenase, which gives rise to MNILFAAYENSWGGFFDIIRSELPHHCFEATGKFQIDSLKGIDVLIPTMSPVTEKILDSADRLKLIQQCGSGLEAVDIEAAEKRNIRVCNVPTDISGNADSVAELGIYMMIGLSRNVPVMANNMANRKMGEPQGISLQGKTAGIIGLGGIGKALIRRLKTFDMRIIGIKRNNTERAKKELDLEWVGAPEEIGRLLKESDYVILTLPLTGESRNIIDSDAISYMKEGAFIINLSRGGVINKEALENSLATGKIAGAGLDVFWEEPPDPDDGIFKYNVMSTPHIGGSTDVSMNGIVKVVSQNIRRLEKNQMPLYSK
- a CDS encoding biotin--[acetyl-CoA-carboxylase] ligase, whose product is MTLPVLMMPPEQIAKRHRLWMKEIAVLGPWEQIDRQDFSPAVWYPSAESTRRAPRVLIWDQYSSSMNLAWELLNRREIHTWDSVIVTEQTAGRGQFRRNWVSPVGNLYASWVWPELSGSNISNSYQENLLPLVAAYIVVRGLELLGIDVQIKWPNDLLYKNRKIGGILIEQRDRKIIAGIGINMASAPSLQTAGTKIFMPATGLSAEGFDLSPLKVWSHLVDSGIHCFRMLINQIHASEFIHLVNSGLAWRGKHVHILKNEEEICSAIIIGVAENGGLLIKRNTQTEVIYSGRILTVE